One stretch of Chlamydia abortus DNA includes these proteins:
- the gatB gene encoding Asp-tRNA(Asn)/Glu-tRNA(Gln) amidotransferase subunit GatB produces the protein MSDVYADWESVIGLEVHVELNTKSKLFSCARNRFGDEPNTNISPVCTGMPGSLPVLNKEAVRKAVLFGCAVEGEVALLSRFDRKSYFYPDSPRNFQITQFEHPIVRGGHIKAIVHGEERHFELAQAHIEDDAGMLKHFGEFAGVDYNRAGVPLIEIVSKPCMFCADDAVAYATALVSLLDYIGISDCNMEEGSVRFDVNISVRPKGSEELRNKVEIKNMNSFAFMAQALEAERCRQIDAYLDNPNADPKTVIPGATYRWDPEKKKTVLMRLKERAEDYKYFIEPDLPVLQLTEAYIDEIRHTLPELPFNKYQRYLHEYALAEDIAAILISDKHSAHFFELAAQECKNYRALSNWLTVEFAGRCKLKGKNLAFSGILPSSVAQLVNFIDQGVITGKIAKDIADMMMESPEKSPETILKENPEMLPMTDESALVAIISEVITANPQSVVDYKSGKTKALGFLVGQIMKRTQGKAPPNRVNELLLVELSK, from the coding sequence ATGAGCGACGTTTATGCTGATTGGGAATCCGTCATAGGTCTTGAAGTCCACGTAGAATTAAACACAAAATCTAAATTGTTCAGTTGTGCACGCAACCGTTTTGGAGACGAACCTAATACAAACATCTCTCCTGTATGCACCGGCATGCCGGGGTCACTGCCAGTACTGAATAAAGAAGCAGTGAGAAAGGCTGTTTTATTTGGTTGTGCTGTTGAAGGCGAAGTAGCTTTGCTCAGCCGTTTTGATAGAAAGTCCTATTTTTATCCCGATAGCCCAAGGAATTTTCAAATTACCCAATTCGAACATCCTATTGTGCGAGGAGGACATATAAAAGCTATCGTTCACGGTGAGGAACGTCATTTTGAACTGGCTCAAGCGCATATCGAAGATGATGCCGGTATGCTAAAACATTTCGGAGAATTTGCTGGAGTAGATTATAACCGCGCTGGTGTACCTTTAATAGAGATTGTGTCTAAGCCGTGCATGTTTTGTGCTGATGATGCTGTTGCTTATGCCACAGCTTTGGTATCCTTATTAGACTACATAGGCATTTCTGACTGTAATATGGAAGAAGGCTCGGTACGCTTTGATGTAAACATATCCGTACGTCCTAAAGGTAGCGAAGAACTACGCAATAAAGTAGAAATTAAAAATATGAACTCCTTTGCTTTTATGGCCCAAGCTCTAGAAGCCGAGCGTTGTCGTCAGATCGATGCATATTTAGACAATCCAAATGCAGACCCCAAAACTGTTATTCCAGGAGCGACATACCGTTGGGATCCTGAAAAGAAAAAAACAGTGTTGATGCGTCTTAAGGAACGAGCTGAAGATTACAAGTATTTCATAGAGCCTGATCTCCCAGTATTGCAATTAACAGAAGCATATATTGATGAAATTCGTCATACGCTTCCCGAGCTCCCTTTCAACAAATACCAAAGGTATTTGCACGAATATGCTCTTGCCGAAGACATCGCTGCCATTTTAATTAGCGATAAGCATAGTGCGCACTTCTTTGAATTAGCCGCTCAGGAATGTAAAAACTACAGAGCCCTTTCTAATTGGTTAACTGTTGAGTTTGCCGGACGTTGTAAACTCAAGGGTAAGAATCTCGCTTTCTCAGGTATCCTGCCCAGTAGTGTAGCTCAGCTTGTGAATTTTATTGATCAAGGCGTGATTACCGGAAAGATCGCTAAGGATATCGCAGACATGATGATGGAATCTCCTGAAAAGAGTCCTGAGACTATCCTCAAAGAAAATCCTGAAATGTTGCCCATGACAGATGAAAGTGCGTTGGTGGCGATCATTTCCGAGGTGATTACCGCAAATCCGCAG
- the gatC gene encoding Asp-tRNA(Asn)/Glu-tRNA(Gln) amidotransferase subunit GatC, with the protein MTQPYVTREDIILLAKSSALELSEEFIQEYESSLNEVIKTMAASIAMDVTDVVIEVGLSHVISPEDLREDIVASSFSREEFLTNVPESLGGLVKVPTVIK; encoded by the coding sequence ATGACACAACCCTATGTAACTAGAGAAGACATTATACTTCTGGCGAAGAGTTCAGCTCTGGAATTAAGCGAAGAGTTTATTCAAGAGTATGAAAGTTCTTTAAATGAAGTCATTAAAACTATGGCAGCATCCATCGCTATGGATGTAACCGACGTGGTTATTGAGGTTGGTTTATCCCATGTGATCAGTCCCGAAGATTTACGAGAAGATATCGTTGCCTCAAGTTTCTCTCGTGAGGAGTTTCTAACTAATGTCCCTGAATCCTTAGGGGGATTAGTAAAAGTACCCACAGTCATTAAGTAG
- the gatA gene encoding Asp-tRNA(Asn)/Glu-tRNA(Gln) amidotransferase subunit GatA, translating to MYQKSALELRNAVVSGESSATAIAKYFYNRIKTEDNQIGAFLSLCEERAYEKAAIIDAKVARGEPLGKLAGVPIGIKDNIHIRGLRTTCASKMLENYIAPFDATVVERIEAEDGVILGKLNMDEFAMGSTTQYSAFHPTKNPWGLSCVPGGSSGGSAAAVSARFCPIALGSDTGGSIRQPAAFCGVVGFKPSYGAVSRYGLVAFGSSLDQIGPLTTVVEDVALAMDVFAGKDDRDATSQKFFTGSFQEALSLDVPSLIGVPMGFLDGLRDDVKENFFASLSILERQGSRIVEVDLNILDHAVSVYYIVASAEAATNLARFDGIRYGYRSPEAHSIEDIYTISRVQGFGKEVMRRILLGNYVLSTERQNVYYKKGSAIRAKIIQAFQKAYEKCDVIAMPVCSCPAFADGEILDPTSLYLQDIYTVAMNLAYLPAIAVPSGFSREGLPLGFQVIGQKGKDQQVCQVGYSFQEHSGIKNLYPKGCNKLVDGEVK from the coding sequence ATGTATCAGAAGAGTGCCTTAGAGTTAAGAAATGCCGTAGTGAGTGGAGAGTCTTCAGCTACAGCAATAGCAAAGTATTTTTATAATAGAATAAAAACAGAAGACAATCAGATAGGAGCTTTTCTTTCTCTTTGTGAAGAAAGAGCTTATGAGAAAGCAGCTATCATAGATGCGAAAGTGGCGCGAGGAGAACCTTTGGGGAAACTCGCAGGTGTCCCCATCGGGATAAAAGATAATATTCATATTCGGGGTTTGCGCACCACTTGTGCTTCTAAAATGTTAGAAAATTATATAGCGCCTTTTGATGCTACAGTCGTCGAACGGATAGAAGCTGAAGATGGGGTCATTTTAGGCAAACTCAATATGGATGAGTTTGCTATGGGATCGACAACGCAGTATTCTGCTTTCCATCCTACGAAAAATCCTTGGGGTTTATCCTGTGTGCCAGGAGGATCTTCAGGGGGATCCGCCGCCGCAGTTTCTGCAAGATTTTGTCCTATAGCGTTAGGTTCGGATACCGGTGGATCTATACGTCAGCCAGCAGCATTTTGTGGAGTTGTGGGGTTTAAGCCCTCCTATGGAGCCGTCTCCCGTTACGGTTTAGTCGCTTTTGGGTCTTCATTAGATCAGATAGGCCCTTTAACAACAGTTGTCGAAGATGTCGCCTTAGCTATGGATGTATTCGCAGGTAAGGATGATAGAGATGCAACTTCTCAGAAGTTTTTTACAGGATCTTTCCAAGAGGCCTTGTCTTTAGACGTTCCGAGTTTGATCGGCGTGCCTATGGGATTTTTAGACGGTTTACGTGATGATGTTAAAGAGAATTTCTTTGCCTCTTTAAGTATTTTGGAACGTCAGGGTAGCCGCATTGTTGAAGTGGATCTTAACATCTTAGATCACGCTGTCTCTGTTTACTACATTGTCGCTTCTGCAGAAGCCGCAACAAATCTTGCAAGATTTGATGGTATTCGTTACGGCTATCGTTCTCCAGAAGCGCATAGTATAGAAGATATTTATACGATCTCCCGCGTACAAGGCTTCGGTAAGGAAGTCATGCGTAGGATTCTTTTAGGTAACTATGTGTTATCCACTGAGCGCCAAAATGTCTATTATAAGAAAGGCTCCGCAATTCGAGCAAAAATCATTCAAGCTTTTCAAAAAGCTTATGAAAAGTGTGATGTGATTGCGATGCCTGTATGCTCATGCCCAGCATTCGCCGATGGCGAAATCCTTGATCCTACCTCTCTATATCTCCAGGATATCTATACCGTGGCTATGAATTTAGCCTACCTCCCAGCTATCGCCGTTCCTTCAGGGTTTTCTCGAGAAGGGCTGCCTCTAGGATTCCAGGTGATTGGACAAAAGGGTAAAGATCAACAGGTGTGCCAGGTAGGCTATAGCTTCCAAGAACATTCAGGAATTAAGAATTTATACCCTAAAGGATGTAACAAACTTGTTGATGGAGAGGTGAAATAA
- a CDS encoding DUF378 domain-containing protein, whose protein sequence is MLGKLVRGLSSLIVVLGALNVGIIGLTHHKVNLIARLCGGASATATQITYIIIGIAGVISLVSFCSCRARKHQNGDCCPKGHTSHHCDPKN, encoded by the coding sequence ATGCTAGGCAAACTCGTTCGGGGACTATCCTCTCTTATTGTTGTTCTTGGTGCATTGAACGTAGGAATTATAGGATTAACTCATCATAAAGTAAACCTTATTGCTCGACTATGCGGGGGCGCAAGTGCAACAGCAACACAAATTACTTACATTATTATTGGAATCGCTGGGGTGATTTCTTTAGTCAGTTTTTGTAGTTGTCGTGCTAGAAAACACCAAAATGGAGATTGCTGTCCTAAAGGACACACATCTCATCATTGTGATCCCAAAAATTAA
- a CDS encoding polymorphic outer membrane protein middle domain-containing protein: protein MKSSVPWLLISSAITFPLSSLATEKAALSSAPQNTGEQTLSSSDNYDGSSSSDTPFTCKNSSFASGTTYTLTSDVSFTNVSKTQDPKSQQSTAESQNSSQDTDKTDSPSAPTTDQSSDIENNKDSKGEEEENHPPHVLPEHSPTVDTGEEVTAPTEVPGTSETIETVGTPGASGTQGAPEDKQDKESSEEAGSTKVEEKTEADHEAKETEKEKETLESSLPHTPLSFTASSDVANEHGSPSPETKTPPTAVASQANGETNKSCFSNTDGSLTFVGGNHSLTFSNISVTAPGSAINNSAGSALTFSGFKDLSFVCATNQDQTKADSAIYVGPKATSGDGELSVQAEGSKANSHTEGSVNTALIKYAGIPADATATNGESQEDPATNVAPATQGGAEKEEAANSPDIILKQNVNITFSSNSSKTAGGAIRVSGSATIENNTGTCTFSNNNAKEQGGAISVNGNCDITGNKNVVFSGNQAQEIPAPSIVTVEEAAVEEPVEAKGSGGAIYCVKAPISIPATPIQPPKQTLPSLKSAALSGETHAKVAQKEEPSPDPCLTISGNASVIFDNNSSTVTGGAIHAKKVVLSSSGNMTFSNNSSGKGGAIYIADGGDISITATTGSIIFQGNKVTAADSITLPTKKEIAIAAESIEEKTDPSQASGSASAGMTSAFFTLANKAEIPAESQAKENSKPTCNSIHLGSGAKISQLRAQTGQTIFFYDPITTTAPAAAAVVTAKQPEASLAKATSGIPASASAVSVPAPAPTKTPLKINAPDTQDPEIQKVAAEAAQQSAVYNGKIVFSGEKLSSEDAKNPLNATSVIHNDVSLEAGTLVLSSGAGLLVDSFTQKEGSLIVMDGGTSIITNVTPASEGLQSRSTPPSPKNAIPVIRAVSKVIASSLINLRERADSGAGAVVPTIEESPDGSITITNLAVNLDSLENGKVITLAAKGGSGSVTLTGDLQFQDSSQNFYDNPLLNKNFTLNFLDISAPDAEKIHTEGFNIIPQGATSSNLGYQGKWEVTEVKDSSGKVSFEMKWVSTGYIPTANRRATLVPNSVWCSAIDMRAFQNLVEVSTEGEDFHRGLWISGISNFFHKDSTKVQEGFRHISSGYVVGVSTQPISNKVMDLAFCQMLGKSKDYRLADARSHVYAASIHTKCEKLVNHYTFSKRKGAILARKPEKSPIIFDAQLSYSLSHNSMTTKHTPNPSSRGKWNNHCVAGELGSYLPILVDHPAIEELFPFVKLHIVFVQQEDFKETQGGTENRNFQSAHFVNVSLPLGVRFEKTNKLNTYNIRLAYQPDIYRDAPKSKVFLPSVHTAWSTGATNLSRQAMILDGSDHHHLTDNLEVFCHGAFELRGSSRNYNVDIGGRYKF from the coding sequence ATGAAGTCTTCTGTTCCTTGGTTGTTAATCTCATCAGCGATTACATTCCCTCTATCATCTCTTGCTACTGAAAAAGCTGCGCTATCCTCTGCACCTCAAAACACAGGGGAACAAACACTAAGCTCTAGCGATAATTACGATGGAAGCAGTTCATCCGACACGCCTTTCACATGTAAAAATTCCTCTTTTGCCTCAGGAACTACTTATACTCTTACCAGTGATGTATCCTTTACCAACGTAAGCAAAACTCAAGATCCTAAATCACAACAATCCACCGCGGAATCACAAAATAGCTCTCAAGATACAGATAAGACGGATTCTCCATCCGCCCCAACCACAGACCAAAGCTCTGATATAGAAAATAATAAGGACTCTAAAGGAGAAGAAGAAGAAAATCATCCACCCCATGTTCTACCAGAACATTCCCCGACAGTGGATACAGGTGAAGAGGTCACGGCTCCTACTGAAGTTCCAGGAACTTCTGAAACTATAGAAACTGTTGGAACTCCAGGAGCTTCTGGAACTCAAGGAGCACCTGAAGACAAACAAGATAAAGAATCTTCTGAAGAGGCAGGCAGTACAAAAGTAGAAGAAAAGACAGAAGCAGATCACGAAGCTAAAGAAACTGAAAAAGAAAAGGAAACTTTAGAAAGTTCACTACCCCATACCCCCTTATCTTTCACCGCATCATCGGATGTTGCCAATGAGCATGGCTCTCCAAGTCCTGAAACCAAAACACCACCGACTGCGGTAGCATCGCAAGCCAATGGTGAAACTAACAAAAGTTGTTTCTCCAATACGGATGGCTCTCTTACTTTCGTTGGGGGCAATCACTCGTTAACTTTTAGTAACATTAGCGTAACAGCTCCAGGATCTGCTATAAACAACAGTGCGGGATCTGCTCTCACATTTTCAGGATTTAAAGACCTGTCTTTTGTTTGTGCTACAAACCAAGATCAAACAAAAGCGGATAGTGCAATCTATGTAGGCCCCAAAGCAACTAGTGGTGATGGTGAACTCAGTGTACAAGCAGAGGGAAGCAAAGCAAATTCACATACTGAAGGTAGTGTTAACACGGCTTTAATCAAGTATGCAGGAATACCCGCGGATGCTACTGCTACAAATGGAGAATCTCAAGAAGATCCTGCTACAAATGTCGCACCTGCCACTCAAGGTGGCGCGGAAAAAGAAGAGGCTGCGAATTCTCCTGACATTATCCTTAAACAAAATGTAAATATCACATTTAGTAGCAACTCCTCTAAGACAGCGGGTGGAGCTATCCGTGTTTCCGGATCAGCAACCATAGAAAATAACACTGGCACGTGCACTTTCTCGAACAATAATGCTAAAGAGCAAGGCGGGGCCATCTCTGTTAATGGCAACTGCGATATCACAGGGAATAAAAACGTTGTCTTCTCTGGCAACCAAGCTCAAGAAATCCCCGCGCCTTCAATAGTTACTGTGGAAGAAGCTGCTGTCGAGGAACCAGTAGAGGCTAAAGGATCTGGTGGGGCAATTTATTGCGTAAAAGCGCCGATTTCTATTCCTGCTACGCCTATCCAACCACCTAAACAAACGCTTCCATCTCTAAAATCAGCCGCACTATCAGGAGAAACGCATGCGAAAGTCGCACAAAAAGAAGAACCTTCTCCTGATCCCTGTTTAACTATCTCAGGCAATGCTTCAGTTATATTTGATAATAACTCTTCTACAGTTACAGGCGGGGCTATTCATGCTAAGAAAGTCGTTTTATCCTCTAGTGGAAACATGACTTTCTCCAATAACTCCTCGGGAAAAGGTGGAGCGATTTATATTGCCGATGGTGGTGATATCAGCATCACTGCTACTACAGGATCAATTATCTTCCAAGGCAATAAAGTTACAGCAGCTGATTCAATTACGCTACCTACAAAGAAAGAAATAGCCATAGCTGCTGAATCTATTGAAGAGAAAACAGATCCTTCTCAAGCAAGTGGTAGTGCATCTGCAGGCATGACCTCAGCATTTTTCACTTTGGCGAATAAAGCAGAAATACCAGCTGAATCACAAGCTAAAGAAAATAGTAAACCTACGTGTAACTCGATTCATTTAGGTAGTGGCGCTAAAATTTCACAGCTACGTGCGCAAACAGGACAAACCATCTTTTTCTATGATCCTATCACAACTACAGCACCGGCTGCTGCTGCAGTTGTTACCGCAAAACAACCAGAGGCTTCCCTTGCTAAAGCGACCTCTGGGATCCCCGCTTCAGCGTCTGCAGTATCTGTGCCCGCCCCTGCTCCAACAAAAACTCCTCTAAAAATCAACGCTCCAGACACACAAGATCCAGAAATACAGAAAGTTGCAGCTGAAGCAGCCCAACAATCTGCAGTGTATAACGGAAAAATTGTATTTTCAGGAGAGAAGCTCTCAAGTGAAGATGCTAAAAATCCTTTAAATGCAACAAGTGTTATTCATAACGATGTATCTCTTGAAGCCGGAACTCTTGTTTTAAGCAGTGGTGCAGGTCTTCTTGTGGATTCTTTCACTCAGAAAGAAGGCTCTTTAATCGTGATGGATGGAGGAACCTCCATCATCACTAATGTGACTCCTGCAAGCGAAGGTCTACAAAGTCGGTCTACACCGCCATCTCCTAAAAATGCGATTCCTGTAATCAGGGCTGTATCCAAAGTCATAGCGTCTTCTTTAATCAACCTCAGAGAAAGAGCCGATTCTGGGGCAGGAGCTGTGGTTCCTACAATAGAAGAAAGTCCCGATGGCTCGATTACCATTACCAACCTTGCTGTGAACTTAGATTCTTTAGAGAATGGAAAAGTCATTACCCTAGCAGCTAAAGGAGGAAGCGGTAGTGTTACCTTAACTGGGGATTTACAATTCCAAGATAGTAGCCAAAATTTCTATGACAACCCCTTATTAAATAAGAATTTCACATTAAACTTCTTAGATATTTCTGCGCCCGATGCAGAGAAAATCCATACCGAGGGCTTCAATATCATCCCTCAAGGAGCTACAAGTTCTAATCTTGGTTATCAAGGAAAATGGGAAGTTACTGAAGTTAAAGACTCGAGTGGAAAAGTCTCATTCGAAATGAAATGGGTGTCTACGGGTTACATACCGACAGCTAATCGACGTGCTACGCTCGTCCCTAATAGCGTATGGTGTTCTGCTATTGATATGCGTGCATTTCAAAATCTTGTTGAAGTTAGCACCGAAGGTGAAGACTTCCACAGAGGCTTATGGATTTCAGGGATTTCGAACTTCTTTCATAAAGACTCTACGAAAGTACAAGAAGGATTCCGTCATATCAGCTCTGGATATGTTGTTGGTGTAAGCACACAACCTATCTCTAATAAAGTGATGGATCTTGCTTTCTGTCAAATGTTAGGGAAATCTAAAGATTACCGCCTTGCAGATGCTCGATCTCATGTCTATGCAGCTTCTATCCATACAAAATGCGAGAAGTTAGTTAACCACTATACATTTTCGAAGAGAAAAGGAGCTATACTTGCACGCAAGCCTGAGAAGTCCCCTATCATCTTTGATGCACAACTCAGTTATAGCTTAAGTCATAACTCTATGACGACAAAGCATACACCCAATCCTTCATCGAGAGGAAAATGGAACAACCACTGCGTAGCTGGTGAACTTGGAAGTTACCTTCCTATACTTGTGGATCATCCGGCAATTGAAGAACTCTTTCCTTTTGTTAAGCTGCATATAGTCTTTGTACAACAAGAAGATTTCAAAGAAACCCAAGGAGGAACTGAAAATAGGAACTTCCAAAGTGCGCACTTTGTCAACGTTTCCTTGCCTCTTGGTGTGAGATTTGAAAAAACAAACAAGCTCAACACCTACAATATCAGGCTTGCATATCAACCGGATATTTATCGCGATGCTCCAAAATCTAAAGTCTTTTTACCTTCTGTACATACTGCTTGGTCTACAGGAGCAACAAATTTATCGCGACAAGCCATGATCCTTGATGGTTCTGATCATCACCATTTAACAGACAACCTAGAAGTATTTTGCCATGGAGCTTTTGAACTCCGAGGATCGTCTAGAAATTACAACGTGGACATAGGGGGTAGATACAAATTCTAA
- a CDS encoding autotransporter domain-containing protein — MRPSLYKILISSTLTIPISFHFSQLHAEVALTQESILDANGAFSPQSTSTAGGTIYNVESDISIVDVGQTAALASSAFVQTADNLTFKGNNHSLSITNANAGANPAGINVNTADKILTLTDFSKLSFKECPSSLVNTGKGAMKSGGALNLANNASILFDQNYSAENGGAISCKAFSLTGSSKEISFTTNSTAKKGGAIAATGIAHLSDNQGTIRFSGNTAVNSGGAVYSEASMTIAGNNHVAFSNNAVSGSSDGCGGAIHCSKTGSAPTLTIRDNKVLIFEENTSSAKGGAIYTDKLILTSGGPTAFINNKVTHATPKGGAIGIAANGECSLTAEHGDITFDNNLMATQDNATIKRNAINIEGNGKFVNLRAASGKTISFYDPITVEGNAADLLTLNKAEGDKTYNGRIIFSGEKLTEEQAAVADNLKTTFTQPITLAAGELVLRSGVEVEAKTVVQTAGSLILMDAGTKLSAKTEDATLTNLAINPNTLDGKKFAVVDAVAAGKNVTLSGAIGVIDPTGKFYENHKLNDTLALGGIQLSGKGSVTTTNVPSHVVGVAETHYGYQGNWSVSWVKDNNSDPKTQTAIFTWNKTGYVPNPERRAPLVLNSLWGSFIDLRSIQDVLERSVDSILETRRGLWVSGIGNFFHKDRNAENRKFRHISSGYVLGATTNTSREDSLSVAFCQLFAKDKDYLVSKNAANVYAGSVYYQHVSKFDDLTRLFNGPNTCCSGFSKEIPIFLDAQITYCHTANNMTTSYTDYPEVKGSWGNDTLGLTLSTSVPIPVFSSSIFDSYAPFAKLQVVYAHQDDFKEPTTEGRVFESSDLLNVSVPIGIKFEKLSYGERSAYDLTLMYIPDVYRHNPSCMTGLAINDVSWLTTATNLARQAFIVRAGNHIALTSGVEMFSQFGFELRSSSRNYNVDLGAKVAF; from the coding sequence ATGAGGCCTTCTTTATATAAGATTTTAATATCGTCGACGCTGACGATACCAATATCTTTTCACTTCTCGCAATTGCATGCAGAAGTGGCTTTAACTCAAGAATCTATTCTCGATGCAAATGGAGCATTCAGTCCGCAATCTACAAGCACTGCGGGAGGAACGATTTACAACGTCGAGAGTGATATTTCTATTGTAGATGTAGGACAGACAGCGGCTCTTGCTTCCTCAGCTTTTGTTCAGACTGCAGACAACCTAACTTTCAAAGGGAACAACCATAGCTTATCCATAACGAACGCGAATGCCGGAGCTAATCCTGCGGGAATTAACGTTAACACTGCCGATAAGATTCTTACGCTGACAGATTTTTCTAAGTTGAGCTTTAAGGAATGCCCATCTTCTCTAGTGAATACTGGAAAAGGGGCTATGAAATCCGGAGGAGCATTAAACTTAGCGAATAATGCCAGTATTCTGTTTGATCAGAACTATTCCGCTGAGAATGGTGGAGCCATCTCTTGCAAAGCTTTTTCTCTAACCGGCTCGAGCAAAGAAATCAGCTTCACCACTAACTCTACTGCGAAAAAAGGTGGAGCGATTGCTGCTACGGGAATAGCTCATCTTTCGGACAACCAAGGCACAATCAGATTTTCTGGGAACACTGCTGTGAATTCTGGGGGAGCAGTATATTCAGAAGCTTCTATGACGATTGCAGGTAACAACCACGTTGCTTTTAGCAACAATGCTGTTTCCGGTTCATCTGATGGTTGCGGTGGAGCTATCCATTGTAGCAAAACAGGTTCAGCACCGACCCTTACTATAAGAGATAACAAAGTCTTGATTTTTGAGGAAAATACTTCTTCAGCAAAAGGTGGAGCGATTTACACCGATAAACTCATATTGACTTCTGGTGGGCCTACGGCATTTATCAATAACAAAGTTACCCATGCTACACCTAAGGGTGGAGCTATTGGTATTGCTGCCAATGGAGAATGTAGCTTAACCGCTGAACATGGGGATATTACTTTTGATAATAACCTGATGGCCACACAAGACAATGCTACAATAAAAAGAAATGCCATTAACATTGAAGGCAATGGTAAATTCGTCAACTTACGTGCAGCGTCTGGAAAGACGATTTCTTTCTATGATCCTATCACAGTTGAAGGTAATGCTGCTGATCTTCTCACTTTGAATAAAGCTGAGGGTGATAAAACGTATAATGGAAGAATTATTTTTTCAGGAGAAAAGCTCACTGAAGAACAAGCTGCTGTTGCGGATAACCTAAAGACAACATTTACACAGCCTATCACTTTAGCTGCTGGTGAACTTGTGTTACGCAGCGGTGTGGAAGTAGAAGCAAAAACAGTCGTGCAAACAGCAGGATCTTTGATTCTGATGGATGCAGGCACAAAGTTATCCGCAAAAACAGAAGATGCTACACTGACGAATCTGGCTATTAATCCGAATACCTTAGATGGGAAAAAATTCGCCGTAGTCGATGCCGTTGCTGCTGGGAAGAATGTGACTTTATCAGGTGCTATTGGCGTTATTGATCCTACAGGGAAGTTTTATGAAAACCATAAGCTAAATGATACGTTAGCTTTAGGAGGAATTCAACTTTCTGGGAAAGGTTCGGTGACAACAACCAACGTGCCTAGTCATGTTGTTGGTGTTGCTGAAACCCACTATGGTTATCAAGGAAACTGGTCTGTCAGTTGGGTCAAAGATAATAACTCTGATCCTAAAACACAAACAGCAATCTTTACCTGGAATAAAACAGGATATGTTCCAAATCCTGAACGTCGTGCTCCGCTAGTACTCAATAGCCTTTGGGGATCCTTTATAGATTTACGTTCTATTCAAGATGTCTTGGAACGTAGTGTTGATAGTATTCTTGAGACACGTCGTGGTTTGTGGGTCTCTGGAATTGGGAACTTCTTCCATAAAGATCGGAATGCTGAAAATCGCAAATTCCGTCATATCAGTTCGGGATATGTGTTAGGAGCCACAACAAATACCTCGAGAGAGGATTCTCTTAGTGTGGCTTTCTGTCAGTTATTTGCAAAAGATAAAGACTACCTTGTAAGCAAGAACGCCGCAAACGTCTATGCGGGTTCTGTATATTATCAGCATGTGAGCAAGTTTGATGATCTCACGCGGTTATTTAATGGGCCTAACACGTGTTGTTCAGGGTTTTCTAAAGAGATTCCTATTTTCTTGGATGCACAAATTACCTATTGCCACACGGCCAACAACATGACAACGTCCTATACAGACTATCCTGAAGTGAAAGGTTCTTGGGGTAATGATACCCTGGGCTTAACTTTGTCTACTAGCGTACCTATCCCGGTATTTAGTTCTTCTATCTTTGATAGTTATGCACCGTTTGCAAAATTACAAGTTGTCTATGCGCACCAAGATGACTTTAAAGAACCAACAACAGAAGGCCGGGTCTTTGAAAGCAGCGATCTTCTCAACGTTTCTGTACCTATAGGTATAAAATTTGAGAAACTCTCCTATGGAGAGAGAAGTGCTTATGATCTTACACTGATGTATATACCTGATGTGTACCGTCATAATCCAAGCTGTATGACAGGATTGGCGATCAATGACGTTTCCTGGTTAACCACAGCTACGAATCTTGCTAGACAAGCTTTCATAGTTCGCGCGGGTAACCATATTGCCTTAACCTCTGGTGTTGAGATGTTCAGTCAGTTTGGTTTCGAATTACGAAGCTCTTCAAGAAATTATAACGTAGATCTTGGCGCTAAGGTCGCGTTCTAA